One window of Marmota flaviventris isolate mMarFla1 chromosome 5, mMarFla1.hap1, whole genome shotgun sequence genomic DNA carries:
- the S100z gene encoding protein S100-Z, producing MPTQLEMAMDTMIRIFHRYSCKEGDRFKLNKGELKLLLQRELTEFLSCQKDPQLVDKIMQDLDANKDNEVDFNEFVVMVAALTVACNDYFVEQLKKKGK from the exons ATGCCCACCCAGCTGGAGATGGCCATGGACACCATGATTAGAATCTTCCACCGGTACTCCTGCAAGGAAGGGGACAGATTCAAGCTCAACAAGGGGGAACTGAAGCTGCTTTTGCAACGAGAGCTCACAGAATTCCTCTCG tgccaAAAGGATCCCCAATTGGTTGATAAGATAATGCAGGACCTGGATGCCAATAAGGACAATGAAGTGGATTTTAATGAATTCGTGGTCATGGTGGCAGCTCTTACAGTTGCCTGTAATGATTACTTTGTAGAACaactgaagaagaaaggaaaataa